The Undibacterium cyanobacteriorum genomic sequence CCAGCCCCGCATATGAGCCCACCACGCTTGATCGGTAACACTGGTGAATATGGCGAATTTGTGTTGACCACGGCAATGCCTGCAGGTGCTTCTGGTAAGTCCATGGTGTTCGATGATTTCACACATGAAGGCGGTACTTGGACCTTGACGGCGCATGAAGCACGTCCAGGGCACGAATTGCAGTTCGCTAAAATGATCGAAGCCGGTGTGTCGACGGCGCGTGCCGTGTTCGCCTTCAATAGCGTGAACGTTGAGGGTTGGGCGCTGTATGCGGAGGCAGAGATGCAGCCATTCGAACCGACCGATGGACAACTATTCGCACTGCAAGCACGCGCACATCGTGCAGCCCGTGCTTTCCTCGATCCTATGGTGAACTTAGGTCAAATCAGTCCTGAAGGCGTGAAGTCGTTTTTGATGGATGAAGTCGGTTTGTCCGAAGGTATGGCGACCCAAGAAATGCAACGTTATACTTTCCGCGCTCCGGGGCAAGCGACGTCTTATTTTTACGGCTACCAACGTTTGATGGAAACCCGCCAAGCTGCCGAAGTGAGCCTGCGTAAGAAGTTCGATCGACAAGCTTTTAATGACTTTGTCTTGGCGCAGGGTTTGGTGCCGTCTAAAGTATTGCGTCAAGCAGTGGAGCAAGAGTTCATTCCTGCGCACGCGAAATAGTTTTTTTGTGAATCACCTTGGAACGTCTCTGGCAGCGGAGACGTTCCTTTTTTTTGTGTGGTGCGTTCTAATTAGATCGATTCAGGCGATCAATGTGGGCTTGTAGTGGAGCTCTGAGTAGCGCTTTGAGTTGATGCGAAATTAAACCGACTGTTGGCACTCGCGAGGCAGCCTTCTGCGCTGAGTTTCTTCTGTAGTTCCAGGATGGAGTTCATGTCCTCTGGTTTGAAGTCTCGCTCCGCACTCAGCGTTGCCAATTGTGCTTGCTTGGGATGCGGATTGAGTGCTATTCGATCAGTGCTAGAACTGAACAGCTGTTGGCAGCGTCCTAAGAGTTCAGCTCGATCAGATTCCATATAGAACTGCAAATGCAAGAGCTCGCCAGTCGGGTTTGCCTTGTTGGATGGCGAGAATGAGATCTTATCCTTTAGTTGATAAATTTTCACAGAATAAACTGCAATGCCTGAGAAACAGATTAGGAGCAAAATTCGTTTAAGCATAAGCGCATGAAAGTTTAAGCAGGACGGCAGCAAAACGTTGATTTGAAAGTTTTCAAAAAAGCTTTACAAAAAACTCTCTCAAAAAAACCGTTTGTCTGTGCGGATTCATTTTCTCAGTTATTTAAAAAAATGCTGCCGTAAAAATTGGTAAAAACAGACAAATACAAAATTTTCTTACCTCACCAAAATCGAATTGGTGCATACTCGAATCATACCATTGATGCCCTTAACCAGATCACCAAACTGGACTCATCGTACTTGTCTTGGATGTGAATTATGGCGCCAAATGAATCAGCACCAGATCAGCACAGCACAGAGGCTGAGTCGCTCGCGAGCGTACGAGCAGAACTAGAGCGAACGAAGGCATGGCAAGCCCGCATATTGCAGGCGCTCGACCATTTGCAATCGGGACTGGTGATGTACGGACCCGACGACGTACTCGTCTTCTGTAATCGACGCTTCCGCGAAATTTATCCTGAAATAGCGGATATCTTGGTGCCCGGAACACCCTATAGTGAAATTGCGCGCACCTTTTATCAGCGTGAATTTCATCGTCGTACCGAAATGACCGAAGATGAATATGTCTCGACCCGCGTCAAACAACATCTCAATCCTGATGAATGCGATGACGAATATCTCATGGGACCAGAAACATGGATTCTCGCCTCTGATCGTAAGACGGCTGATGGTGGTGTGATTGGCTTTCGGCTCGACATTAGTGAACGTAAACGCGCAGAGAAGCTACTCGCAGAAACCGAGATGCGCGTGATGGCGGGCTTGGAACAAAAAGTCAAAGAACGTACACAAGATTTACTACTGGCCAATCAGAATTTGGAACAGGCCTTAAGTGATTTGCGTGGTGCGCAGCGCCAATTAGTGCAAAGCGAAAAACTCGCATCCTTAGGTTTTCTGGTGGCGGGTGTTGCACATGAAATCAATACTCCGATTGGCAATGCCTTATTGGTCGGAACCTCTTTGCGCGAAGAGATCGATCATTTTAGCGAGCAATCGTCTCAGCGCGTGACACGCAGTTTGCTTGAGAAGCATATCGATTTCGTGACCAAAGGTAGTGACGTGTTGGTATCGAATTTAAAACGAGCCGGTAAGCTGGTGCAAGGATTTAAACAACTAGCGCTTGATCGCGCAACCGAGCAGCGTCGTGAATTTGTTTTGGTTGAGGTTATCGATGAAGTCTTGCTGGCAATGGGGCCCACCTTGAGGATGTCACCGTTTAAGTTAGACATTCAGGTGCCCGCTGATTTGACGATGGACAGTTATCCAGGACCTCTGTCGCAGATCATCGTGAACTTTATCAATAACGCCTTAGTGCATGCTTTTGAAGGGCGCCAACAGGGTCATATGGTGCTCGATGCGAGCATTAATCAAGACAAGCAGATCGAGATTGTATTCTCCGATGATGGATGTGGCATGTCAGAAGACGTGGCCAACCACGTCTTCGACCCTTTTTTTACGACAAAATTAGGACAAGGTGGAAATGGCTTAGGGATGCATATCGCCTATAACATCGTGACCCAGCTGCTGGGTGGCACAATCACCGTCGATACCGAAGTGGGACGCGGCACAAGTTGGAGAATGACTTTTCCTAGAGTGCTGAAAAATACCTGAAGGTACGGCCGAATGAATTAGCCAAGCCCACCAACAGGATCCTAGTTGTCTTAGTTGACAGGCGAAATTGAAATCCGATATCGAGTTTGTTCGGGTTCGTTTCTGGGTTGGCTTGGAATTAACTTCAATTGATGCTCGATGATTTTCCGATCATTAGCTGAAATTCGTTCTGGGAACTGTTGATTGAGGTACACCCAAATTTCATTGTCGAGGGTTTCGCATTTGAGTACTGCGCGGCTCTTTATTGTGAAACGATGTGAATAATCAAGGTCATCTACTTCTTCATTGGGCGAATAGTTTTTTTTCAGGCGCCGTTGATCTTGATTCTGTTCGGATTCAAATTTTTTTGCTGGAATATTGCAGGTTTCACGAAATAGGGTACGAAGGTCTTGACTTTGAACGGTGTTACATTGATACGCTCGATGCGAGAACGTCCAGCAGGTTTTTCCTACGTCTTTATGTTGTGCAATCGCTTGAATTTTCTTAATTGCACGATCATTTGGCTCTGCATTCTTTTCACCATTCTTGAGCGCGCACGGTTGGTCGGTGTAGGTTGCTTTGCCCTCTGCGTTAATACATTTGTGTAGCTGCCCTTGTGCTGTAGCACTACTAAAAGCGACTAATAAGACAGTCAATGAGAGAAAATTCGATAGCAATTTCATGGTCTGTATATTCGCAATAAAGGGCGCTCATTAGAGCGCGTGTGGCAGCGATTATACGTAATTATTTATCGAACATGCAAAGCCCTTGATTTGTTTGAATTTTCCTCGAAATCTGTTTGAGATGAATAAGTTGTTAAGTATTTCGAAAGCTTGCTCACCTAGGTGACTGTCACCGCCGCGCCACGGACTGCAATCGGCTCGATGCGAGCCGCACTGATTTGAATATTATTTTGTAAGTTGTCGATGGAGGCTCCTGCGCGATAGCTGAATTTAACATCAATCACATCGCCAGCTTGCACGTCAAAAGGACGTGCCAAGGGGAGAGCCATGTAGTGATTCAACCAATCGATGGTGCTGTTGTCATGGCATATCGCCAAAATGTTTTTGGTGATGAAACGCAAAGCCGATAGTCGTCCTGATTGTTCGATCACCAATTGTCCTTCCCAGCGTATCAGCTGATCGGTTGTCTCCATGAAATCGATGATTTTGTACAATGCCGGTTGACCTAATTCGAAGGTGTCGGTCGAAAAGCTCCCCGGCAGTTGAAATTGAATGATAGGCGCTTGGTAGCCCCAGAAGTCATAGCGTTGCTGCAATGGCTGTACGGCCATGACCACGGCTTCTGGAATGAAGATTGGCATCTGGCCAGGGAATTTTTCTTGGTAGCGACGTTTGAAGTTTTCGATTACTTCAACTTGTTTTTCTCTTAGCATGGCGACATGAATCATCTCGCAAATGACGAAATCAACGGGCTCTGGTGGTAGGTATTCGAAGGCATCAGCATGGATCACTTCAACACGTTCGCCGCCTGGGTTCATGCTCAAAAGACGGCGCGCTTCGGCCACCATATCGGGATTGAATTCCACACAATAAACTTTAGCAGCTGCCTGTGCCGCAAACCATGAGAGCACCCCCGTACCGCCACCGAGTTCGAGCACTTTGGCACCTTCAAACACCCGATACTGGATCGCTGCTTTGAAGTTATCCATGCGGTTGGCATCCATCAGCATATTGTGATGGTATTGCAGGGGAATAAACTGACCTAGGTAGCAGCTTTCGGCTTCGCGTTCGATCAACATAGTGGCGTCCTTTCAAAGTGGCGCGCACGTTGTGCTGTTGATGAGCGAAGAACGAGCGCAGAGGTGCTGATTATGCGCTGGCTCGTTTATGGTCGAATCGAAGAAATGCTTTGGTTTTTGGGTCTTATTTGTGAAGTGCAATGGGACGAGGTAAAACGCTCGGCGATTTGTCTCTATG encodes the following:
- a CDS encoding sensor histidine kinase, translated to MAPNESAPDQHSTEAESLASVRAELERTKAWQARILQALDHLQSGLVMYGPDDVLVFCNRRFREIYPEIADILVPGTPYSEIARTFYQREFHRRTEMTEDEYVSTRVKQHLNPDECDDEYLMGPETWILASDRKTADGGVIGFRLDISERKRAEKLLAETEMRVMAGLEQKVKERTQDLLLANQNLEQALSDLRGAQRQLVQSEKLASLGFLVAGVAHEINTPIGNALLVGTSLREEIDHFSEQSSQRVTRSLLEKHIDFVTKGSDVLVSNLKRAGKLVQGFKQLALDRATEQRREFVLVEVIDEVLLAMGPTLRMSPFKLDIQVPADLTMDSYPGPLSQIIVNFINNALVHAFEGRQQGHMVLDASINQDKQIEIVFSDDGCGMSEDVANHVFDPFFTTKLGQGGNGLGMHIAYNIVTQLLGGTITVDTEVGRGTSWRMTFPRVLKNT
- a CDS encoding DUF4124 domain-containing protein, whose protein sequence is MKLLSNFLSLTVLLVAFSSATAQGQLHKCINAEGKATYTDQPCALKNGEKNAEPNDRAIKKIQAIAQHKDVGKTCWTFSHRAYQCNTVQSQDLRTLFRETCNIPAKKFESEQNQDQRRLKKNYSPNEEVDDLDYSHRFTIKSRAVLKCETLDNEIWVYLNQQFPERISANDRKIIEHQLKLIPSQPRNEPEQTRYRISISPVN
- a CDS encoding methyltransferase domain-containing protein, which translates into the protein MLIEREAESCYLGQFIPLQYHHNMLMDANRMDNFKAAIQYRVFEGAKVLELGGGTGVLSWFAAQAAAKVYCVEFNPDMVAEARRLLSMNPGGERVEVIHADAFEYLPPEPVDFVICEMIHVAMLREKQVEVIENFKRRYQEKFPGQMPIFIPEAVVMAVQPLQQRYDFWGYQAPIIQFQLPGSFSTDTFELGQPALYKIIDFMETTDQLIRWEGQLVIEQSGRLSALRFITKNILAICHDNSTIDWLNHYMALPLARPFDVQAGDVIDVKFSYRAGASIDNLQNNIQISAARIEPIAVRGAAVTVT